From Burkholderia cenocepacia, the proteins below share one genomic window:
- a CDS encoding helix-turn-helix domain-containing protein — protein MFYQTSKSHIPADRVAATRRITMADYVTSWHEHEEFMFLLPSQGTLTLTSECSKHSQRIGAGVLAMVPAGIFHDTASNPGEHCHTAVYAERDFVSFCARKSNVRIAGGDAPRYCVPPPALLGTLRLQTQFDAVDETEEAHDMARYQNDLVDRLIASACVAAVLGAAPSDANPKVSRGQLVSEIKAYLDVMLAERIDIETIASEFAISRRHLTRIFREETGESLTDYQLRQRVMRARSLLNVPGTTVLSAALSVGIESPSYLARLFTKFGLPAPRDLKASRARCN, from the coding sequence ATGTTTTATCAGACGTCCAAATCGCACATTCCCGCCGACCGCGTGGCTGCGACCCGTCGCATCACGATGGCCGATTACGTGACATCGTGGCACGAGCACGAAGAGTTCATGTTCCTGTTGCCGAGTCAAGGCACGCTGACGCTGACTTCGGAGTGTTCAAAGCATTCGCAACGCATCGGCGCCGGCGTGCTTGCGATGGTTCCTGCCGGGATTTTTCACGACACGGCGAGCAATCCCGGAGAGCACTGCCATACGGCGGTCTATGCGGAGCGCGACTTCGTTTCGTTTTGTGCGCGCAAATCCAATGTCCGGATCGCCGGGGGCGATGCGCCGCGCTACTGCGTGCCGCCGCCTGCTCTGCTTGGGACACTGCGTTTGCAAACACAGTTCGACGCGGTCGACGAGACGGAGGAAGCGCACGATATGGCGCGGTATCAGAACGATCTGGTCGATCGGCTGATTGCGTCGGCGTGCGTGGCGGCGGTGCTCGGCGCCGCACCGAGCGATGCCAATCCGAAGGTTTCGCGCGGGCAACTGGTCAGTGAAATCAAGGCGTACCTTGACGTCATGCTCGCGGAGCGGATCGATATCGAGACAATCGCCTCGGAATTCGCCATATCGCGACGTCATCTCACCCGGATCTTCCGCGAGGAGACCGGCGAAAGCCTCACCGATTATCAGCTCCGGCAACGGGTCATGCGCGCGCGTTCGCTCTTGAACGTTCCCGGCACGACCGTGCTGTCGGCGGCCCTGAGCGTAGGGATCGAATCGCCGTCCTACCTGGCAAGGCTATTTACCAAGTTCGGTCTGCCTGCGCCCCGCGATCTGAAGGCATCCCGTGCTCGATGCAACTGA
- a CDS encoding PhzF family phenazine biosynthesis protein, translating to MSIVQRVRLVRVFSTTDEGGNPAPVVLDANGWSDAQMKEVARAYGLESGFVMRAVDPHHDFRFRFFVPNHEMEMCGHATLGALWLLRHTGAWRTNTALIETLSGSVEARYDASDARIEVSQPAGRVELVVDAALIARTLDALNLDAGDLLPLDIVNATTSRTKTLVPVRTTSRLNAIMPKLDTIEALCDALSSTGLYPFALDANAPHVFEARQFPRASGYPEDAATGIAAAALLYGAHRHGLVTGAGRGIVVRQGVAMGRPSAITVNFRDPADESSGCWLSGPVGLMDEA from the coding sequence ATGAGCATCGTACAACGTGTGCGGCTTGTACGGGTATTTTCCACCACCGACGAGGGCGGCAATCCGGCCCCGGTTGTGCTCGACGCGAACGGCTGGTCCGACGCGCAAATGAAAGAGGTGGCCCGCGCGTATGGTCTGGAAAGCGGGTTTGTGATGCGCGCCGTCGATCCGCACCATGATTTTCGCTTCCGCTTTTTTGTGCCCAACCACGAGATGGAGATGTGCGGACACGCGACGCTGGGCGCATTGTGGCTGCTGCGTCACACGGGCGCGTGGCGCACGAACACGGCGCTGATTGAAACGCTGAGCGGCAGCGTCGAAGCGCGGTACGACGCGTCCGACGCGCGGATCGAAGTCAGCCAGCCGGCGGGACGCGTCGAGCTGGTTGTCGACGCGGCGCTCATTGCCAGGACACTCGATGCATTGAACCTCGATGCGGGCGATCTGCTGCCGCTCGACATCGTCAACGCAACGACGAGCCGCACCAAAACGCTGGTGCCGGTCCGCACGACCTCACGGCTGAATGCGATCATGCCGAAACTCGACACAATCGAAGCGCTATGCGACGCGCTGTCGTCGACCGGTCTGTATCCGTTTGCGCTGGATGCCAATGCACCGCACGTGTTCGAGGCACGGCAATTCCCGCGCGCGTCCGGCTATCCGGAAGACGCGGCGACCGGCATCGCAGCGGCAGCGCTCCTGTACGGCGCGCATCGCCATGGGCTCGTCACCGGAGCGGGACGCGGCATCGTCGTGCGTCAGGGTGTGGCGATGGGACGCCCGTCCGCGATCACGGTGAACTTTCGCGATCCGGCCGATGAAAGCAGCGGTTGCTGGCTCAGTGGCCCGGTTGGTCTGATGGACGAGGCCTGA